The proteins below are encoded in one region of Clostridium estertheticum:
- a CDS encoding GyrI-like domain-containing protein codes for MLLEKVVNIQYTNFYYSSKQQEFLYMIGGTYNGGSVLEGMKIFEIPASKWAKFKCTGPLPGSLQSVNTQIFKEWLPGNPDYEIITGMNIEWYSNGDCSSSDYESEIWIPVKKKQQNF; via the coding sequence TTGCTACTAGAAAAAGTAGTTAATATACAATACACAAACTTTTACTATAGTTCTAAGCAACAAGAGTTTCTTTATATGATTGGAGGAACATATAATGGCGGTAGTGTACTAGAAGGAATGAAAATATTTGAAATTCCTGCATCGAAATGGGCAAAGTTCAAATGTACAGGTCCGTTGCCAGGGTCATTGCAGTCTGTGAATACCCAAATCTTTAAAGAATGGTTGCCTGGTAATCCGGATTATGAGATTATAACTGGAATGAATATTGAGTGGTACTCAAACGGAGATTGTAGTTCTTCTGATTATGAAAGTGAAATCTGGATTCCAGTA